A window from Fibrobacter sp. UWB11 encodes these proteins:
- a CDS encoding OmpA family protein, with translation MKKVVSLALLATTLAFSQAGIMGGSEGFHQINAKTLGQWKFNIGTGGNIAFGSWALSRGGIFEVKTGKNTYKRYSFNDVDYSQAGNFFVSVGLLDFLDIGLSLPVYYEHANSKGPTGAMGPSGYANMWTTSRGDLDIFTKIGLPFASAGVFSSAIMLDLYAPTGEKSAGVRPRHVWYLNSRGYTHPFTANDWVMGAGLALTFDFTKIGAPITWNLAASYVYPLDHSEVNTLVYSSGVNWNALSWLTPFVEFSAEMRLQSKGQYKFDPMVDPMLLTPGLRFHLPYNVEFAIGLEVAIRAFVEGFDHFADIYAGDDHMIYYLGEHNVKARYAYASTPFISGAALLSIAIDAKGSPKDSDGDGVSDDNDKCARTPAGTKVDAEGCPVEDLEKLAARERAIADSLARVDSDNDGIPDVVDKCPNTVAGISVDSIGCMLDFDKDGVADNYDKCPNTPAGVPVNLNGCPMDFDNDGVPDYLDKCPNTAANMEVDSTGCVFDTDRDGIPDYKDKCPGTPSGHAVDSLGCLPDFDKDGVADFFDKCPNTLPGVRVDEKGCPLNKKEDLDQLKKGIQFKTGSKKLTKSSYSTLNDIVALMNRIPEANLEVQGHTDNRGSNAKNLKLSQTRAKVVVDYLVKKGIDRDRLRAVGYGSEKPIADNDDADGRAQNRRVELLPFAK, from the coding sequence ATGAAAAAGGTCGTATCGTTAGCATTGCTAGCTACAACACTAGCCTTTTCGCAGGCTGGAATCATGGGCGGTTCTGAGGGGTTCCACCAAATCAATGCGAAAACTCTTGGCCAGTGGAAGTTTAACATCGGTACTGGGGGAAACATCGCTTTTGGTTCCTGGGCATTGTCCCGTGGCGGAATCTTTGAAGTGAAGACAGGTAAGAACACCTATAAGCGTTATTCATTCAATGACGTTGACTACTCGCAGGCTGGAAACTTCTTTGTGAGTGTCGGTCTTCTTGACTTTTTAGATATCGGTCTTTCTCTCCCGGTTTACTATGAACATGCCAATTCCAAGGGACCTACCGGTGCTATGGGACCTAGCGGGTATGCGAACATGTGGACCACTAGTCGCGGCGATTTAGACATCTTTACAAAGATTGGTCTCCCGTTTGCTTCGGCAGGTGTTTTCAGTTCTGCCATTATGCTTGACCTCTATGCTCCGACGGGTGAAAAATCTGCCGGTGTACGTCCTCGCCATGTTTGGTACTTGAATTCTCGTGGATATACGCATCCGTTTACTGCCAATGATTGGGTCATGGGTGCAGGTCTTGCTTTGACGTTTGATTTTACCAAGATTGGGGCTCCGATTACTTGGAACCTTGCTGCTAGCTATGTTTATCCTCTTGATCATAGCGAAGTCAATACCCTTGTTTATAGTTCCGGTGTGAACTGGAATGCGCTTTCTTGGTTGACCCCGTTTGTTGAATTTTCTGCCGAAATGCGTTTGCAGAGTAAAGGTCAATACAAATTTGACCCGATGGTTGACCCGATGCTCCTGACTCCGGGTTTGCGCTTCCATCTCCCGTACAATGTTGAATTTGCTATTGGCCTCGAAGTCGCAATACGTGCCTTTGTTGAGGGCTTTGATCATTTTGCTGATATTTATGCTGGCGATGACCATATGATTTACTATTTAGGTGAACATAATGTGAAGGCCAGATATGCTTATGCAAGCACTCCGTTTATTTCTGGAGCCGCTCTCTTGAGTATCGCTATTGATGCAAAGGGTTCGCCTAAGGATTCTGATGGTGATGGTGTTTCTGATGACAACGACAAGTGCGCCCGTACTCCGGCGGGAACGAAGGTTGATGCCGAAGGATGCCCGGTCGAAGATCTAGAAAAGCTTGCAGCCCGCGAAAGAGCAATTGCCGATTCCCTTGCTCGAGTCGATTCCGATAATGATGGCATTCCTGATGTAGTCGACAAGTGCCCGAATACTGTTGCGGGTATTTCTGTGGATTCTATTGGCTGCATGCTTGATTTTGACAAGGACGGTGTCGCCGATAATTACGACAAGTGCCCGAATACGCCGGCCGGTGTACCTGTTAACTTAAATGGTTGCCCGATGGACTTTGACAATGATGGCGTTCCTGACTACCTCGACAAATGTCCGAATACTGCTGCCAATATGGAAGTCGACTCCACGGGTTGTGTATTCGATACGGATCGCGACGGTATTCCGGATTACAAGGACAAGTGCCCGGGTACTCCGTCTGGCCATGCTGTTGACTCTCTTGGTTGCTTGCCTGATTTTGACAAGGATGGCGTTGCCGATTTCTTTGACAAGTGCCCCAATACACTCCCGGGTGTTCGTGTTGACGAAAAGGGATGCCCGCTCAATAAAAAAGAAGACCTTGACCAGCTCAAGAAGGGTATCCAGTTCAAGACGGGGTCCAAGAAACTTACCAAGAGTAGCTATAGCACGCTCAATGATATCGTTGCTCTTATGAACAGAATTCCCGAAGCGAATCTTGAAGTTCAGGGACACACCGATAACAGGGGCTCCAATGCAAAGAACTTGAAGCTCTCTCAAACACGTGCGAAGGTGGTGGTGGACTACCTTGTCAAGAAGGGTATTGACCGCGACCGTTTGCGCGCTGTCGGTTATGGCTCCGAAAAACCGATTGCCGACAATGACGATGCCGATGGGCGTGCTCAAAATCGTCGCGTGGAACTTCTTCCATTTGCAAAATAG
- a CDS encoding polysaccharide biosynthesis tyrosine autokinase, which yields MPENEDKKVVGQSSQNADTITLLEAIQILWGKKFTLFFFVLFGAVIGVCIAYWLRPQYTSDVLLQIDVKGSKAGKAMGEMGALLDAASPADAEIELIKSRMVLSYVVDAERMCFKATPVGVVDRFTHKEGRMDLDSLYIPEIARGEKWKAQVIGTDSYEVLDPEERVILKGRVGDMYRAPYAGDTLNIHVSKMLAKPGQMFVLSQSDDLTTIESLKKKLSVKEKGKQTGIIEASYSHRYPDKAASILNSIAKTYLRQNVEMKSAEAAKTLEFLEKQLPGVKAKLDSAEKVLADYRFRIGSVDVTGETQAHLQKEADLQKQLLQLEQQRQAATRLFKEEHPNVQTIVKQQNKLKAELSKLKKNAERMPLTQQEVLRLKEDVAVNNEVYTNMLNNIQQLRVVRAGEVGNVRIVDFARMSMRPSKPKKVNIIICSVAASFMIGVLLVFLMRMIQNGVRSSSEIERETNTSVLAKIPQHHDSGVSRKSHRKFVVQECPNDTVSESIRSVLTAIDFSYTENSDHQIIMITGIVPGVGKSFVSTNLAAAYGLVGKKVLYIDADMRKATCRFTNVGLTDVLLGKKTFEEAVFKTCGVDGLELLESGKYKSVAFEILRGGRFKNLVEELRPHYDKIIIDTPPFSLVADTYMICPLADLTLIVLHYGRHSMEAIQEALQNLNRYSDKPKAFIMNHCEHRSGYGYGYYGQYGYYGKSKKDKS from the coding sequence ATGCCTGAGAACGAAGATAAAAAGGTTGTAGGTCAATCGTCGCAGAATGCCGACACGATTACGCTGCTTGAAGCGATTCAAATCCTTTGGGGTAAGAAATTTACTCTGTTCTTTTTCGTCCTGTTCGGTGCCGTCATTGGTGTTTGCATTGCCTATTGGCTTCGTCCGCAATATACTAGCGACGTCTTGCTCCAGATCGATGTTAAGGGTAGCAAGGCTGGTAAAGCCATGGGTGAGATGGGTGCACTTCTCGATGCTGCAAGCCCTGCAGATGCTGAAATTGAACTCATCAAGAGCCGTATGGTGTTGAGCTATGTGGTTGATGCAGAGCGCATGTGCTTTAAAGCAACTCCAGTTGGTGTTGTCGACCGCTTTACGCATAAAGAAGGTCGAATGGACTTGGATTCCCTCTATATTCCGGAAATTGCTCGCGGTGAAAAATGGAAGGCTCAAGTTATCGGCACGGATTCTTACGAAGTCCTTGATCCGGAAGAACGAGTCATTCTGAAGGGTCGAGTTGGCGATATGTACAGGGCTCCGTATGCAGGCGATACGTTGAACATTCACGTTTCGAAAATGCTTGCTAAACCGGGACAGATGTTCGTTCTTTCTCAGTCTGACGATCTTACGACGATTGAATCTCTCAAGAAAAAACTCAGCGTCAAGGAAAAGGGCAAGCAGACCGGTATAATCGAAGCTAGCTATAGCCATCGCTATCCGGATAAGGCTGCTTCCATTTTGAATTCTATTGCAAAGACCTACTTGCGCCAGAATGTCGAAATGAAGAGTGCCGAAGCTGCCAAGACTCTTGAATTCTTGGAAAAGCAGTTGCCGGGTGTTAAGGCAAAGCTTGATAGCGCCGAAAAGGTCTTGGCCGACTACCGCTTCCGTATTGGTTCTGTGGACGTGACGGGTGAAACTCAGGCTCACTTGCAAAAAGAAGCAGACTTGCAGAAGCAGTTGTTGCAATTGGAACAGCAGCGTCAAGCCGCAACTCGTCTTTTCAAGGAAGAACACCCCAATGTTCAGACGATTGTTAAACAGCAAAATAAACTTAAGGCCGAACTTTCGAAGTTGAAGAAGAACGCCGAAAGAATGCCGTTGACACAGCAGGAAGTTCTTCGCTTGAAGGAAGACGTTGCCGTCAATAACGAAGTCTATACCAACATGCTGAATAACATCCAACAGCTGCGTGTGGTCCGCGCTGGTGAAGTGGGCAACGTGCGTATTGTGGACTTCGCTCGCATGAGCATGCGCCCGAGCAAGCCCAAGAAGGTGAATATCATCATTTGCTCGGTCGCTGCTTCGTTCATGATTGGCGTTCTCTTGGTGTTCTTGATGCGCATGATTCAGAATGGTGTTCGCAGTTCCTCTGAAATTGAACGCGAAACCAATACGAGCGTTTTGGCTAAGATTCCGCAACATCACGATTCTGGAGTATCTCGCAAGTCTCATAGGAAGTTCGTTGTCCAGGAATGTCCGAACGATACTGTTAGCGAATCTATCCGCTCTGTCTTGACTGCAATTGACTTCTCCTATACCGAAAATAGTGATCATCAGATTATCATGATTACCGGTATTGTTCCGGGTGTCGGTAAGAGCTTTGTTTCGACAAACCTTGCAGCTGCTTATGGACTTGTCGGAAAGAAGGTGCTCTACATCGATGCTGACATGCGTAAGGCAACCTGTCGTTTCACGAACGTTGGTCTAACGGATGTGCTCTTGGGTAAGAAGACTTTTGAAGAAGCCGTATTCAAAACTTGCGGTGTTGATGGTCTTGAACTCTTGGAATCCGGTAAGTACAAGTCCGTGGCATTCGAAATTTTGCGTGGTGGACGTTTCAAGAATCTTGTTGAAGAACTTCGTCCGCATTACGACAAGATTATCATCGATACGCCTCCGTTCAGCCTTGTTGCCGATACGTATATGATTTGCCCGTTGGCCGACCTCACTCTTATCGTGTTGCATTATGGCCGCCATTCCATGGAAGCAATCCAAGAGGCTTTGCAGAACTTGAACCGCTATAGCGATAAGCCGAAGGCCTTCATTATGAACCACTGCGAACACAGATCTGGTTACGGCTATGGCTATTATGGTCAATATGGCTATTATGGCAAATCCAAGAAGGACAAGTCGTAA
- a CDS encoding nucleoside-diphosphate sugar epimerase/dehydratase — protein MSKIMGLFSNFRVRKRVLALADAFIVVVAGLFANFPLPLYAKAIDRADQFAIFFLSVILCFSALLFYGAYNKLWRYLNRYDYLSCIKGIFSGLVATHFFFYLVRGELYWEFALVQALIASLGVCFFRYMFRNAFISLVEFGHRDALKKRTMIIGAGNATKLLLNEIRNSSDEAEKGLATSSASQINPVCLIDDDRYKIGKPFEGVLVAGGTSEIPKIAKQENIEQILFSIPSCPPKDRQVIMDLCGKTGLPVKVLPFVGSLLQPANEGEATNFVTQIRDIKVEDLLGREPIKFDNKDILAYIENKVCMVTGGGGSIGSELVRQIAKYKPKQIIIVDIYENNAYDIQQELLMEYGTSLNLVTLIASVRDYFRLSKIYKTYHPDVVFHAAAHKHVPLMENNPMEAIKNNVVGTFNVATLAMFNNVKKFVMISTDKAVNPTNVMGASKRCCEMIVRFMSMQKDSNTEFVVTRFGNVLGSNGSVIPLFKRQIEQGKPVTVTHPEIIRYFMTIPEAVSLVLEAASIAHGGEIFVLDMGMPVKIVTLAENLIRMYGKVPYKDVPIKFTGLRPGEKIKEELLMNEEGLKKTKNKLIFIGKQIDIDTSKFINELWKLKCAASENNDEIAIRALHEIVPTFTTPEQFNSTVLKGA, from the coding sequence ATGTCCAAAATAATGGGATTATTCTCGAATTTTAGAGTCCGCAAGCGCGTTTTGGCTCTTGCGGATGCTTTTATCGTTGTTGTTGCTGGACTTTTTGCAAATTTTCCTTTACCTTTGTATGCGAAAGCGATTGACCGCGCCGATCAATTTGCGATTTTCTTTTTAAGTGTTATTCTTTGCTTTAGCGCCCTGTTGTTCTATGGTGCCTATAATAAGCTTTGGCGCTACCTCAACCGGTATGATTACCTGAGTTGCATCAAGGGTATATTCTCTGGTCTTGTTGCTACACACTTTTTCTTTTATTTAGTCAGGGGCGAACTGTATTGGGAATTCGCTTTGGTTCAGGCCCTTATTGCAAGCTTGGGCGTTTGTTTTTTCCGTTACATGTTCCGCAATGCGTTTATTTCTCTTGTTGAATTTGGACATCGTGATGCTTTGAAGAAACGGACCATGATTATCGGTGCGGGAAACGCTACGAAGCTCTTGCTCAATGAAATCAGGAATAGTTCCGATGAAGCCGAGAAGGGGCTTGCGACATCGTCTGCATCCCAGATTAATCCGGTTTGCCTCATCGATGACGATCGCTATAAAATCGGCAAGCCGTTTGAAGGTGTGCTTGTCGCCGGCGGTACAAGCGAGATTCCGAAAATTGCAAAGCAAGAAAATATTGAGCAGATTCTGTTTTCTATCCCGAGTTGCCCGCCCAAAGATCGTCAAGTGATTATGGATTTGTGTGGTAAGACCGGACTTCCGGTTAAAGTCCTTCCGTTTGTCGGTTCTCTTTTGCAACCTGCTAATGAAGGAGAGGCTACTAATTTCGTCACTCAGATTCGTGATATCAAGGTCGAGGACCTGCTAGGGCGTGAACCCATCAAGTTCGATAACAAGGACATTCTTGCCTATATCGAAAACAAGGTTTGTATGGTGACTGGCGGTGGTGGTAGCATCGGTAGTGAACTTGTTCGTCAAATTGCAAAGTATAAGCCAAAACAAATTATCATCGTCGATATTTACGAAAATAATGCTTATGATATCCAGCAAGAATTGCTGATGGAATATGGAACGTCGCTCAATCTCGTGACTCTGATTGCTAGCGTTCGTGACTACTTCCGCTTGAGCAAAATTTACAAGACGTATCATCCGGATGTCGTATTCCATGCCGCAGCCCATAAGCATGTGCCGCTGATGGAAAACAATCCGATGGAAGCTATTAAGAATAACGTTGTTGGAACGTTCAACGTGGCTACCCTTGCCATGTTCAACAATGTCAAGAAGTTCGTGATGATCAGTACGGATAAGGCCGTGAATCCGACAAATGTCATGGGAGCTTCCAAGCGTTGCTGCGAAATGATTGTTCGTTTCATGTCTATGCAGAAAGACAGCAATACTGAATTTGTCGTGACTCGCTTTGGTAACGTTCTTGGCTCTAATGGCAGTGTAATTCCGCTATTCAAGCGTCAAATTGAGCAGGGCAAGCCGGTTACTGTGACGCATCCGGAAATTATCCGCTACTTCATGACTATTCCTGAAGCGGTGAGTCTTGTGCTCGAAGCCGCAAGTATTGCCCATGGTGGCGAAATCTTTGTGCTTGATATGGGTATGCCGGTCAAAATTGTAACGCTTGCCGAAAACTTGATTCGTATGTACGGTAAGGTGCCGTATAAAGATGTGCCTATCAAGTTTACTGGACTTCGCCCTGGTGAAAAGATTAAGGAAGAGCTTTTGATGAACGAAGAAGGTCTGAAAAAGACTAAGAACAAGCTAATCTTCATCGGAAAGCAAATCGATATCGATACATCAAAGTTTATTAACGAGTTGTGGAAACTTAAGTGTGCTGCTTCTGAAAATAATGATGAAATAGCCATTCGTGCATTGCATGAAATTGTTCCTACGTTTACGACTCCTGAACAGTTCAATAGCACTGTTTTGAAGGGGGCGTAA
- a CDS encoding glycoside hydrolase codes for MKCKWIWMVAASLACGTANAQTKVVVDPGKRYQQFEGWGTSLCWWAERVGAWNESNYSKLLDVIADPVSGLGYNIFRYNIGGGDRPGHNHLTKGNGGAAVPGYKPTENGDYDWTADPYQRNVLFGLAQRVKDPIFEAFSNSPPWWMTNSGCVAGGVNGADNLKSDYFDDFADYLSEVAKHFKQEWGITFRTIEPFNEPSAGWWNANGEQEGCGFKNKQSEMIVELGRALKKKGLFPETSVSAADESNIGDALNRFNSYSDEARSYMFQINTHSYSGYDSRGSLYNAAFAADKRVWQSESGPLHRSGNLDITLWMADVILHDLRDMHASAWVDWQLSDPGENWRTIAVDHKTQTFSFAPRFYMHAAFSRVIRPGSRFIDSDNSNTLAAIRDDGSLVLVALNTNSRDAKYTFDLSKFDSIGNKVKVNRFTLPAALKADSDIDVSDKSFTVTVAAQSIVTMVIENATGGVCVPSEIIPYTKVQDGGWYEKTELKVNPGDSLVIGPHPWDGGRWTWKGPNDFYYLGREVRFKDLQWQSSGIYTGTYINPYGCESSVDIKVIVDDPEHPYVEPEKPDSGSVKIAPKVAQRIVGKVFVKKIGGDLLVAAAGNVSGIALQSGNAPLQLTIHDLQGTLLMRRQINGMATIPVEQFSLKPYVVKINSAGKNLYQKIFR; via the coding sequence GTGAAGTGTAAATGGATATGGATGGTGGCAGCAAGTCTCGCTTGCGGAACCGCTAATGCGCAAACCAAAGTGGTTGTAGATCCTGGCAAAAGGTACCAGCAATTCGAGGGCTGGGGAACAAGCCTATGCTGGTGGGCTGAACGTGTTGGCGCATGGAACGAATCGAATTATTCAAAACTTTTGGATGTTATCGCGGACCCAGTTTCTGGCCTCGGTTATAATATCTTCCGTTACAATATTGGCGGTGGAGACCGGCCCGGACATAACCATTTGACCAAGGGCAATGGGGGCGCTGCTGTTCCCGGTTACAAGCCGACTGAAAATGGCGATTATGACTGGACTGCCGACCCGTACCAGCGCAATGTGCTTTTCGGGCTTGCTCAAAGAGTCAAGGATCCTATTTTTGAAGCCTTCTCGAATTCCCCACCATGGTGGATGACGAACAGCGGTTGCGTTGCGGGTGGCGTTAATGGTGCGGACAACCTCAAGTCCGATTACTTTGACGACTTTGCTGATTATCTTTCGGAGGTGGCCAAGCACTTTAAGCAGGAATGGGGAATTACTTTCCGCACAATCGAGCCGTTCAATGAACCGAGTGCAGGCTGGTGGAATGCAAATGGCGAACAGGAAGGTTGTGGCTTTAAGAACAAACAGTCCGAAATGATTGTGGAACTGGGTAGGGCTCTTAAGAAAAAGGGGCTGTTTCCGGAGACTTCGGTCAGTGCTGCTGATGAATCGAACATTGGTGATGCATTGAACCGTTTTAACAGCTACAGCGACGAAGCCCGCTCGTACATGTTCCAAATCAATACGCATAGCTATTCGGGCTATGATTCTCGCGGAAGTCTTTACAATGCGGCCTTCGCCGCCGATAAACGCGTGTGGCAATCCGAATCTGGACCGCTCCATCGCAGTGGTAATCTCGATATTACGCTTTGGATGGCGGACGTCATTTTGCATGACCTTCGCGATATGCATGCCAGCGCTTGGGTCGATTGGCAGCTTTCGGACCCTGGCGAAAACTGGCGCACTATCGCAGTTGATCATAAAACTCAGACGTTCTCGTTCGCCCCGCGCTTTTACATGCATGCGGCATTCAGCCGTGTTATTCGGCCGGGTTCCCGCTTTATCGATAGCGACAATAGCAATACGCTCGCCGCCATCCGTGACGACGGCTCGCTCGTTCTTGTCGCCTTGAATACAAACTCTAGAGATGCCAAATACACATTCGATTTGAGCAAATTTGATTCTATCGGCAATAAAGTCAAGGTCAACCGCTTTACGCTCCCAGCTGCACTCAAGGCCGATTCCGATATTGACGTTTCAGACAAGTCTTTTACAGTCACTGTCGCGGCACAATCCATTGTAACGATGGTTATTGAAAATGCGACAGGCGGTGTCTGTGTCCCGAGCGAAATTATCCCTTACACCAAAGTTCAGGACGGCGGTTGGTACGAAAAGACCGAACTTAAAGTGAATCCGGGGGATTCGCTTGTGATTGGCCCGCATCCGTGGGACGGTGGTCGTTGGACTTGGAAGGGCCCGAATGACTTTTATTACTTGGGACGCGAAGTTCGCTTCAAGGATTTGCAATGGCAAAGCAGCGGCATTTACACGGGAACGTATATCAATCCTTATGGCTGCGAAAGCTCCGTCGACATTAAGGTTATCGTTGATGATCCGGAACATCCTTATGTTGAACCGGAAAAGCCCGATTCTGGCAGTGTAAAGATTGCACCGAAAGTTGCACAAAGGATTGTAGGGAAGGTCTTTGTTAAGAAAATCGGGGGCGATTTGCTAGTGGCTGCCGCAGGGAATGTTTCGGGAATAGCCTTGCAATCCGGAAATGCTCCGCTACAGCTCACGATTCACGATTTGCAAGGAACGCTTCTGATGCGCAGACAAATCAACGGAATGGCCACGATTCCGGTTGAGCAGTTCTCGCTAAAGCCTTACGTTGTGAAAATCAACAGCGCTGGTAAAAATCTTTATCAGAAAATTTTTAGATAG
- a CDS encoding flavodoxin family protein, which produces MKKFVILNASPRPNSNISQMLNVMRNELLASGDIVNYVDVCKLQFRPCVGCMKCRNAHDCVMPEDDAKVILRLVQQCDGLIVGSPCYWGNMTGQLKTLFDRWVYGLMDHSEQGVPRPLLNGKKAILVTTCSTRWPFNLIFKQSLGTVRALKEVLCWSGFKISGVIQKSGTLNGEGISSRENAKCRKIASKLHCAA; this is translated from the coding sequence ATGAAAAAATTCGTCATTTTAAACGCAAGCCCACGTCCCAACAGCAATATCAGCCAAATGTTGAATGTTATGCGCAACGAGCTGTTGGCAAGCGGAGATATCGTGAACTATGTCGATGTTTGCAAATTACAATTCCGCCCTTGCGTAGGTTGTATGAAATGCCGAAACGCCCACGATTGCGTAATGCCCGAAGATGACGCCAAAGTCATTTTGCGATTGGTGCAGCAATGTGATGGACTGATTGTGGGGTCGCCCTGTTATTGGGGCAACATGACGGGTCAACTCAAAACGTTATTCGATAGGTGGGTCTATGGTTTAATGGATCATAGCGAACAAGGCGTGCCTCGCCCTCTGTTAAACGGCAAAAAGGCAATTCTCGTAACGACATGCTCCACACGTTGGCCATTCAATTTGATATTCAAGCAATCGTTAGGAACAGTGCGCGCGCTCAAAGAAGTCCTTTGCTGGAGCGGATTCAAGATTAGTGGCGTGATTCAAAAAAGCGGCACACTCAATGGCGAAGGCATATCTTCACGAGAAAATGCAAAATGCCGTAAAATTGCAAGCAAATTACATTGCGCCGCTTAG